The nucleotide window TGGGGAGAGGCACCCCCTACATTGGTCATAACAGGGGACAGTCTCGTAAGTATCGAAGGTGCAATCAATGACGTCATCAAGCCGTTTTTATTAAAAAAGAATCTATTGAACTTTGAAGCTATTTTCCAGGGATTAAAAACCATCCTTGTTAACAATACCAGCGCAAAAGCAGCCGTTGATATGGCATTGTACGACTGTATCTCGCAGAATTGCAGCCTTCCGCTCTATCAATTCCTTGGAGGCTATAGAAACGAGATTGAAACAGATTTTACTGTAAGTGTGAACAGCCCTGAAGAAATGGGTGAGGATGCTGTTGGTTATGTCAGCAATGGGTTCAATGTACTTAAGGTTAAGGTAGGAATCGGTGAGATCGAAACTGATATTGCCAGGATCCGGGAAGTCCGCAAGAGGATTGGCAATGATATTAAAATTCGGCTCGATGCGAACCAGGGTTGGAAACCGAAGGATGCAGTCAGTGCAATCCAAAAAATGGAGGACCTTGGACTTGATATCGAGCTGGTTGAACAGCCAGTTAAAGCAGAAGATCTGGATGGTTTAAAGCAGGTAACCGATTCAGTCGATACTTTAATAATGGCTGATGAAAGTGTATTTTCACCGAAACAGGCATTTGAGGTGATCAGAAGAAGAAGTGCAGACCTTATTAATATTAAATTAATGAAGTCTGGCGGAATTTATCAAGCTCAAATGATTAACCAAATGGCTGAAACCGCTGGGATAGAATGCATGGTTGGAAGTATGATTGAAACACGGCTGGGGATTACCGCTGCTGCCCACTTTGCAGCAAGCAAGAAAAACATCACGCGCTTTGATTTCGACGCGCCATTAATGTTGGCAAATGAAGCGATTTCAGGCGGAATAAAGTATAATGGTAGAAAAATCACACTTCCGGACCAACCAGGTCTTGGAATAGAAAAAGTCCTTTCAGAAGGAGGAATTTCCATTGGAAAGCAATAATATTTGGCTCGTCAATGTCCCAGTGGCAACTTTGTGGACTTCACATGATTCATCGAGGGAAATCGACAGGGACGGAATTTCCGGTAACCTGAATATAGATAAATGGCTTGAAAAGCTTACTTACGAGCCACGACTCCAATTGTGCGATGATAATCTGGTTCAATCACAGGTTTTATTTGGTCAGGAAGTCTTGATCATTGATGAAATGAATGAATGGGCACATGTTATTGTCCCAGACCAGCCATCCGGAAAAGATCATCGTGGATATCCAGGGTGGATCCCAAAAGATCAGCTGATTCAACAATCAGATTGGTATATCAAGGAGGGCCCTGCAGTAGTCATTACCGCTAAGAAAGCCCTTCTATATTCCGAAAAGAATGAAAAGCTGATGGAATTGAGCTATCAGACCTTATTGCCGATCGTAGAGGATATAGTCGATCGAATCCGCGTTAAAACACCAACGGGTATTGGCATCTTAAGAGCTGAGGATGTAACAGTTATTCCATCGGATAAGGAAATTCCTAAGAAGAATGGGGCCGCAATCGTCGCTGCTGGTGAACAATTCCTTGGATTGCCATATCTTTGGGGCGGAATGAGCAGCTACGGCTATGACTGCTCGGGCTTCAGTTATAATATGTGCCTTGCGAACGGCTATATCATTCCGAGGGACGCCCATGAACAGGCTGCTGCGGGTAAAGAAGTACCAGTGTCCGACATCCTGCCAGGCGACTTGCTCTTCTTCGCTTATGAGGAAGGAAAAGGCAGTATCCATCATGTTGGTATCTATTATGGTGACGGCAAGCTTCTCCATTCACCGAATACTGGCAAGAATATCGAGATCATCTCTTTAGAAGGAACAATCTACGAAAAAGAACTCTGTGCAGCGAGACGCTACTGGATTGATACGGAGGAATAAATATGGAAAATGAAGTTTTATTAAGTGTAAGAGATTTAAAGAAGCATTTCACTATGGGTAAAAATGAAATCCTTAAAGCAGTAGATGGCATTTCATTCGATATTTATAAAGGCGAGACCTTTGGCCTTGTTGGGGAATCTGGATGCGGAAAATCCACAGCCGGCAGAACCATGATTGGACTTTATGACCGGACAGATGGAGAAGTTGTTTTTAACGGCAAAGACGTGCATTCGCTTTCAGAAAAAGAAAAATTTCAGTTCCATAAGCAGATGCAGATGATTTTCCAGGATCCATATGCCTCCTTAAACCCGCGTTCTACGGTAAAGGAAATCATATCTGAACCAATGGAAGTCCATGGATTGTTTCCAAACAAAAAAGAACGCCTGGAGAAAATTTATCAGCTTCTGGAAGATGTAGGGTTGAATCGTGACCATGCGAACCGTTATCCACACGAGTTCAGTGGCGGGCAGCGTCAAAGAATAGGAATTGCAAGGGCGCTTGCTCTTGATCCAGATTTTATCATAGCGGATGAACCAATTTCTGCACTTGATGTATCAGTCCAGGCACAGGTCGTCAACCTGCTGAAACGGCTCCAAAAAGAAAAGGGATTGACTTATCTGTTCATTGCTCATGACCTTTCCATGGTTAAGCAAATCAGCAAAAGGATTGGTGTCATGTACCTCGGCCATATTGTCGAGCTCACGGCGAGTAGCCAGCTTTACAATAACCCGCTGCATCCATATACTCAGGCACTGCTGTCTGCCATCCCGATCCCGGATCCAGATGTAGAGGATAAGCGTGAGCGAATCATCCTTCAGGGAGAACTGCCAAGCCCGATGGATCCACCGAGCGGCTGTGTCTTCAGGACGAGATGCCAGCACGCAATGGACATCTGTGCCCAAAAGAAACCTGTCTGGCAGGAGATCGACAAAGACCATTATGTTGCCTGTCATTTATATGGTGAACATTTAGAAGGAAATGATAAAAATAAAATGCTTGTCAATATCAGATAAGGAACAGAATAGCCATGAAATTAGAAGAATTAAAAGCTAGACTATCGAAGGAACTCGCTGGGTGTAAGGGCCGGGCGAGTTTATTTTTGGAAATTGAAGGTGAAATTATTGAATTTAACAGCCATCTGGTTTACCAGTCTGCCAGTCTGATCAAACTTCCGATCTTATTAGAGGGTTTGAGACAAATTGAAACAGGTAAGCTGCAAAAAGACAGACCCGTAACCATTCGAGAGATTGACAAAACTGGAGACACGGGTGTTCTTCAGGCTATGAAAGTACCCCACCTGCCATTAGAGGATTTGTTGGCCCTTATGATCATTGTGTCAGATAATTCGGCTACGAATCTATTAATTGATTTGATAGGGATAAATTCAATTAATTCAACTATAGCTATGATCGGAATGAACAACTCAAAACTGGAGCGTAAAATGCTGGATTTCGATGCCATTCGTTTAGGAAAGGATAATTTTACATCCGCATCGGATATCGCATTATGCCTGAAAGAAGCTGTTGCTGGAAGATCTTTAAATGAATACTCGAGACACATGTTCTACTCGTTTCTTCTGCAACAACAATTCAAAGAAAAACTGCCATTTTATATGGATAATGCTCTTCTGAAAATCGGAAATAAGACAGGAGAACTTCCCGGTGTCGAACACGATTGCGGTATTATAACATACGGTAAGAAGCATGCTTTAATTGTTGTCTTGATTGATGGACTTTCAGAACCCGAATCAGGAAATTCGACAATCAGACAGATCGGTAAGCATTTAAACCGCTTTATTTCAGGCATTTCGACAGAAGTTGACCCAGTGTGATAGCTTTTGTTAACACTTAGATATCGATTGCTATCAATCTGATATATTAAATTGAAGGTTATAAATCTATAAACTAAATGATAATTATTCTAATTCTTTTGTTGAATATCCATTTCAACAGAAGTAGAATGATTATGGTATCAATTTGCTTATGCAAGGAGAAGTAAAATGACGTTAAAGCAAAGATGGAGTCCGACAATAGTCAATGATGAATCAGCTGCCAACAATTTGTCACCCTATTTTGTTTGCATACATAAAAACTCAATCATCCTATCTGTTGATGAAGGCGGCACTCAGCTGCTTGGATACGAACATCCAAGTGAATTAATAGGAAAATCAATTTTTTTCTTTTTATCAAGCTCTAACCAAGAAACAATCACATCCAGAATCGCTGCGATTGAAAAAGGAACGGTACCGCAAGCTAGTATAATGGGCTTAATCATTAATGGAATTCCTATGGATTTACAGGTTAGTTCTGAAAACACGTTAGTTAATGGAGAATCGGCAATCAAAACCTCTCTTCGCTTCATAACACCCACGACATTTCATACCGATTATCCTGAAGAGAGCGGAACGCTTATTCTTAGTGCCAATAAAGGAATTGTCATCACTACTCCAGATGGCATGATCCAGACTGTAAGTAATTCTTTTACTCGATTGACAGGCTATTTTAAGGAAAATGTCATTGGCAGAAATCCTCGAATATGGAAATCGCATAGCTACACTCCGATTTTTTACAAGAGAATGTGGGACTCTCTTTTGACCAGGGGATGCTGGGAAGGAGAGTTATGGAACAAACGTAAAGATGGCAGTCATTATTTAATGAAGGTGAATATCTTTTCAATTTTGAACAAAAAATGCGAGCTGGTGAATTACCTTGCTGTCTATACTGACCTTACTGAAGTGGAAATGCTGTCCCAACAGCTCAAAGAAAGTGAGGAACAGTTTAGGACTCTTGTTGAACTTTCTCCAAATGCAATCATTCTCTCGCAATTTGATAAGATTGCTTATGCCAATCCACACACTGAGGCTTTATTTGGTGCAAAATTAAACGAGGTAATAGGTAAACCTGTGAGGACTTTTTTCAGTGAGCATCCGAATATAGCTTTTAAAAGTGATTTTAGTCAAAAGTCTGTAATTAGTTTTGAAGAACAGCTTAAAAAAGGAGATACAATAATCGATATTGAAGTATCTTCATCTTTGATTGCGTATCAGGGAGAAAATGCTGTTTTAACTGTTATTAAGGAAATTACAAAGCGTAAAAGCATGGAAAGAGCTTTACGTGAAAGTGAAGAGCAATATCGCTTTATCGCCGAAAACTCATCGGATATGATTGGAAGGCTTTCGAGTGATGGAATGATTCTTTATATATCTCCTTCGAGCAAAATAATTCTGGGGTATCGAAACGATGAATTGATTGGTACAAATCTTTACAGTAAAATACACCCTGAAGATCGGCAGATTTTGCTTGAGCAATATGGGAATCCTAAGGAATTGAGTGGGATAGTAACATATAGCTACAGGATGCTGCACAAAAACGGTGACTATATATGGGCTGAAACGACCGTCAGTCCTGTGAAAGATAAATCAGGCAAGGCTTCTGGAATGATGTTCGCCACGAGAGATGTAACGGCAAGAAGGACGATTGAAAATCAGTTAAGAGAAAGTAATTCACTTCTGAGGAAGCTTTCGTCACTTGATGGACTGACCGAAATCTATAACCGCAGGGCGTTCGATGAGTTCCTTAAGACTGAATGGGAATTCGCTTGCAAGCACAAATCACCAATCTCCTTGCTCCTTCTGGATATCGACGACTTTAAAAAATATAATGATACTTATGGGCATATCCAGGGGGATGAATGCTTGAAAACAGTTGCCCGTGAGCTTGAAGGTTTTTTCCATGAAAAAGGGTATTTTGCTGCAAGATATGGGGGCGAAGAATTCGCTGTTGTCCTGCCCAATGCCGATGCACAAAAAGCAACACAATTAGCTGCGGATTTTCAGT belongs to Mesobacillus subterraneus and includes:
- a CDS encoding mandelate racemase/muconate lactonizing enzyme family protein translates to MIIEKIETFRNAVPLKKPFKTALRTVTVAEAIFVKITCDNGITGWGEAPPTLVITGDSLVSIEGAINDVIKPFLLKKNLLNFEAIFQGLKTILVNNTSAKAAVDMALYDCISQNCSLPLYQFLGGYRNEIETDFTVSVNSPEEMGEDAVGYVSNGFNVLKVKVGIGEIETDIARIREVRKRIGNDIKIRLDANQGWKPKDAVSAIQKMEDLGLDIELVEQPVKAEDLDGLKQVTDSVDTLIMADESVFSPKQAFEVIRRRSADLINIKLMKSGGIYQAQMINQMAETAGIECMVGSMIETRLGITAAAHFAASKKNITRFDFDAPLMLANEAISGGIKYNGRKITLPDQPGLGIEKVLSEGGISIGKQ
- a CDS encoding C40 family peptidase, translated to MESNNIWLVNVPVATLWTSHDSSREIDRDGISGNLNIDKWLEKLTYEPRLQLCDDNLVQSQVLFGQEVLIIDEMNEWAHVIVPDQPSGKDHRGYPGWIPKDQLIQQSDWYIKEGPAVVITAKKALLYSEKNEKLMELSYQTLLPIVEDIVDRIRVKTPTGIGILRAEDVTVIPSDKEIPKKNGAAIVAAGEQFLGLPYLWGGMSSYGYDCSGFSYNMCLANGYIIPRDAHEQAAAGKEVPVSDILPGDLLFFAYEEGKGSIHHVGIYYGDGKLLHSPNTGKNIEIISLEGTIYEKELCAARRYWIDTEE
- a CDS encoding ABC transporter ATP-binding protein codes for the protein MENEVLLSVRDLKKHFTMGKNEILKAVDGISFDIYKGETFGLVGESGCGKSTAGRTMIGLYDRTDGEVVFNGKDVHSLSEKEKFQFHKQMQMIFQDPYASLNPRSTVKEIISEPMEVHGLFPNKKERLEKIYQLLEDVGLNRDHANRYPHEFSGGQRQRIGIARALALDPDFIIADEPISALDVSVQAQVVNLLKRLQKEKGLTYLFIAHDLSMVKQISKRIGVMYLGHIVELTASSQLYNNPLHPYTQALLSAIPIPDPDVEDKRERIILQGELPSPMDPPSGCVFRTRCQHAMDICAQKKPVWQEIDKDHYVACHLYGEHLEGNDKNKMLVNIR
- a CDS encoding serine hydrolase; this translates as MKLEELKARLSKELAGCKGRASLFLEIEGEIIEFNSHLVYQSASLIKLPILLEGLRQIETGKLQKDRPVTIREIDKTGDTGVLQAMKVPHLPLEDLLALMIIVSDNSATNLLIDLIGINSINSTIAMIGMNNSKLERKMLDFDAIRLGKDNFTSASDIALCLKEAVAGRSLNEYSRHMFYSFLLQQQFKEKLPFYMDNALLKIGNKTGELPGVEHDCGIITYGKKHALIVVLIDGLSEPESGNSTIRQIGKHLNRFISGISTEVDPV
- a CDS encoding sensor domain-containing diguanylate cyclase produces the protein MTLKQRWSPTIVNDESAANNLSPYFVCIHKNSIILSVDEGGTQLLGYEHPSELIGKSIFFFLSSSNQETITSRIAAIEKGTVPQASIMGLIINGIPMDLQVSSENTLVNGESAIKTSLRFITPTTFHTDYPEESGTLILSANKGIVITTPDGMIQTVSNSFTRLTGYFKENVIGRNPRIWKSHSYTPIFYKRMWDSLLTRGCWEGELWNKRKDGSHYLMKVNIFSILNKKCELVNYLAVYTDLTEVEMLSQQLKESEEQFRTLVELSPNAIILSQFDKIAYANPHTEALFGAKLNEVIGKPVRTFFSEHPNIAFKSDFSQKSVISFEEQLKKGDTIIDIEVSSSLIAYQGENAVLTVIKEITKRKSMERALRESEEQYRFIAENSSDMIGRLSSDGMILYISPSSKIILGYRNDELIGTNLYSKIHPEDRQILLEQYGNPKELSGIVTYSYRMLHKNGDYIWAETTVSPVKDKSGKASGMMFATRDVTARRTIENQLRESNSLLRKLSSLDGLTEIYNRRAFDEFLKTEWEFACKHKSPISLLLLDIDDFKKYNDTYGHIQGDECLKTVARELEGFFHEKGYFAARYGGEEFAVVLPNADAQKATQLAADFQSMIQAMNIEHQNSNVSENVTISIGLSCVKPRNPMELMLILEFADRALYKAKLNGRNRIEVCENNE